A genome region from Halocatena salina includes the following:
- the uxaC gene encoding glucuronate isomerase, producing the protein MSFLDEEYLLGSEPARQLYDEIRDLPILDPHSHLDVQAVARNEGWDDIWEVEGATDHYVWQLMRKRGVPEYKITGSAANREKWMALAEVFPQLAGNPTYEWIHLDLKRRFGIEKHISGDTAEEIWTETKEALDSPEMRQQALLGEMNVEVVSSTDDPTSKLEYHRQLADDLEDITVRPTWRPDTAMKIDEAGWCEYVETFGRATDTDTSDLEGFLTAIAVSHEYFDAHGCRASDHGLREVVSKPVSDRRAADIYQRAYAGETIMPDDVTDFQAYILERIGELNRDTGWVTQFHIGPVRDYRDSLYDNLGSDAGGDVSTQHIELTESLEYFLNRFDEELQTVLYTIDPTHYPTVATISRAFPNVSVGAAWWFNDSPTGMHRQLEYVGTVDLLANYGGMVSDSRKLLSFGSRFEMFRRSLADTVGSMVEQGQVPHDVAKDLVRTVAYDRPETLWRF; encoded by the coding sequence ATGAGTTTCCTCGATGAGGAGTATCTCCTCGGCTCGGAACCAGCACGACAGCTGTACGACGAGATTCGGGATCTCCCGATTCTCGACCCACACAGTCACCTCGACGTGCAAGCGGTCGCACGAAACGAAGGATGGGACGACATCTGGGAGGTAGAAGGTGCGACCGACCACTACGTCTGGCAGTTGATGCGAAAGCGCGGTGTTCCCGAGTACAAGATCACCGGCTCGGCCGCCAATCGGGAGAAGTGGATGGCTCTCGCAGAGGTTTTCCCCCAGCTTGCAGGTAATCCCACCTACGAATGGATCCACCTCGATCTCAAACGACGGTTCGGTATCGAAAAACACATCTCTGGTGACACAGCCGAGGAAATATGGACGGAAACGAAAGAGGCCCTCGATTCGCCCGAAATGCGACAACAGGCTCTCCTTGGGGAGATGAACGTCGAGGTCGTCTCTAGCACCGACGATCCTACTTCGAAGCTCGAATACCACCGACAGCTCGCGGACGATCTCGAGGACATCACCGTCCGGCCGACGTGGCGACCCGATACCGCGATGAAGATCGACGAAGCGGGCTGGTGTGAGTACGTCGAAACGTTCGGACGGGCAACCGACACCGACACCTCTGATCTCGAAGGCTTTCTCACAGCCATAGCAGTCAGCCACGAATATTTCGACGCCCACGGCTGTCGGGCGAGCGATCACGGTCTACGTGAGGTCGTTTCGAAACCCGTTAGCGACCGCAGAGCGGCCGATATCTACCAACGAGCCTACGCCGGCGAAACGATTATGCCCGATGACGTGACCGATTTTCAGGCGTATATCCTCGAACGGATCGGCGAACTGAACCGCGATACCGGTTGGGTGACGCAGTTCCACATCGGTCCAGTTCGGGACTACCGCGACTCGCTGTACGACAACCTCGGTTCGGACGCTGGTGGCGACGTTTCTACACAACACATCGAACTCACGGAGTCTCTCGAATATTTCCTCAACCGCTTCGACGAGGAACTTCAGACCGTTCTCTACACGATCGATCCAACACACTACCCGACCGTTGCAACGATCTCTCGTGCGTTTCCCAACGTCAGTGTTGGCGCGGCGTGGTGGTTCAACGACAGTCCCACCGGAATGCACAGACAACTGGAGTACGTCGGTACTGTCGATCTGCTAGCGAACTACGGTGGGATGGTCAGTGACTCCCGCAAACTACTGTCGTTCGGTTCCCGATTCGAGATGTTCCGGCGTTCTCTTGCCGACACTGTCGGATCGATGGTCGAACAGGGACAAGTCCCCCACGATGTTGCCAAGGATCTGGTTCGTACTGTCGCATACGACCGTCCCGAGACGCTCTGGCGGTTCTGA
- a CDS encoding mannonate dehydratase gives MVRLSLILPPEPDSRWQLAKQMGVTDAVIHPLEIGDDQTDWTYDELNGIVNWFEEVGIDVSVIEGSVPLTDRIRFGRDGRDEDIERFKRFLRDCGTVGIPVVCYDWMAGIRWARTEAHVESRGGSYVTGFDDRKMSSRSETEGVDMTHEQLWNALEYFLHEVVPVAEEADVKLGLHPADPPLDSVRGIPRLARSVDAYDRILDIVDSEYNGVTFCQGNFAAMGVDIPETIRHFGDRINFVHFRDVKGDANRFVETWHDDGPTDMLAAMRAYEEIGYEGPMRPDHVPTMAGEDNSNPGYHTKGRLFAIGYMRGLLEQTTTA, from the coding sequence ATGGTACGATTATCGTTGATCCTACCGCCGGAGCCGGATTCACGCTGGCAGCTCGCAAAGCAGATGGGCGTGACTGATGCAGTCATCCACCCGCTCGAAATCGGTGACGATCAAACTGACTGGACGTACGACGAACTCAACGGCATCGTGAATTGGTTCGAAGAGGTCGGCATAGATGTGTCCGTGATCGAGGGATCCGTCCCACTTACAGACAGAATTCGGTTCGGACGAGACGGACGGGACGAGGACATCGAACGGTTCAAGCGATTTCTACGCGATTGTGGGACAGTCGGAATCCCAGTCGTCTGTTACGACTGGATGGCGGGAATCCGCTGGGCGCGAACTGAGGCGCACGTCGAATCTCGCGGCGGATCGTACGTAACTGGATTCGACGACAGGAAAATGTCCAGCAGATCAGAGACTGAGGGTGTGGATATGACCCACGAACAGCTCTGGAACGCGCTCGAATATTTCTTGCACGAGGTCGTGCCGGTCGCAGAAGAAGCCGATGTAAAACTCGGTCTCCATCCCGCGGATCCGCCACTCGATTCGGTCCGGGGAATCCCCCGACTCGCCCGAAGCGTCGACGCCTACGATCGCATCCTCGACATCGTCGATAGTGAATACAATGGCGTTACGTTCTGTCAAGGTAACTTCGCGGCGATGGGTGTCGATATACCGGAAACGATCCGTCACTTCGGCGATCGGATCAATTTCGTTCACTTCCGGGATGTCAAAGGCGATGCCAACCGTTTCGTCGAGACCTGGCACGACGATGGGCCGACTGACATGCTCGCTGCGATGCGCGCGTACGAGGAGATCGGGTATGAGGGACCGATGCGTCCCGACCACGTCCCGACGATGGCGGGTGAAGACAACTCCAATCCCGGCTATCACACCAAGGGACGTCTCTTCGCGATCGGTTACATGCGAGGGCTACTCGAACAAACGACGACAGCCTGA
- a CDS encoding universal stress protein, whose translation MVRRSRTRCQSRYHHSQRDSYGSPTKQIVKCTEDHVILGRHNKDPLSCVLLGRVSETVVRRASVVVTVVS comes from the coding sequence GTGGTACGAAGAAGCCGAACGCGCTGCCAATCACGATATCACCATTCACAGCGAGATTCGTACGGTTCCCCTACCAAGCAAATCGTTAAATGTACAGAGGACCACGTCATCCTCGGACGACACAACAAGGACCCACTTTCTTGCGTGCTTCTCGGCAGGGTTTCTGAAACGGTGGTTCGCCGAGCATCAGTGGTCGTCACCGTCGTTTCCTGA
- a CDS encoding helix-turn-helix domain-containing protein produces MADSMSEMLQQDMECEGLLECFHDLKEIDRNVFRHLNDTNEPLTVDDIADEIDRERSTAYRSVQRLIQAGFIRKEQVNYEQGGYYHVYLPRDADEIAHEMQRMLNDWYAQMGQLIGEFNEKYGNKPDTPTVER; encoded by the coding sequence ATGGCCGACTCGATGAGTGAAATGCTTCAGCAGGACATGGAGTGTGAGGGTTTACTGGAGTGTTTCCACGATCTCAAAGAGATCGACAGAAACGTGTTTCGACACCTAAACGACACGAATGAACCACTCACCGTCGACGATATCGCCGACGAGATCGATCGAGAGCGATCGACCGCCTACCGGTCCGTTCAGCGGTTGATCCAAGCAGGATTTATCCGGAAAGAACAGGTCAACTACGAACAGGGCGGGTACTATCACGTTTATCTCCCCCGAGACGCCGACGAGATCGCCCACGAGATGCAGCGGATGCTCAACGATTGGTACGCACAGATGGGTCAACTCATCGGAGAATTCAACGAAAAATACGGGAACAAACCCGACACTCCGACCGTCGAACGCTGA
- a CDS encoding DUF2270 domain-containing protein, with translation MTRPSAKEIDPADTEHRELGKGLLEEDMGPSSATAHLYRGEIHRMTFWRERLDRTTNWAVVVISAILTWAFSRPQAPHYILLIGIATLAVFLAIEARRYRGYDIWRSRVRKLQENVFAYGLDPSAGMPDPNWREKLSQDYRTPTIKITPEEAIAHRLRRIYLPLFTVLLAAWVVRITVFSPESWAVSAAIGGIPGEAVIVLVVLFYVGTAIVALRPRTWHAKGELRSKNLRK, from the coding sequence ATGACGAGACCATCAGCTAAGGAGATCGATCCGGCGGACACGGAACACAGAGAACTGGGTAAAGGGCTTTTAGAGGAGGATATGGGACCTAGTTCGGCGACAGCTCATCTCTACCGCGGTGAGATCCATCGTATGACGTTCTGGCGGGAACGCCTTGATCGGACGACGAACTGGGCCGTGGTCGTGATCTCGGCGATACTCACGTGGGCGTTCTCACGACCGCAAGCCCCCCATTATATCCTTCTAATCGGTATCGCAACGCTCGCTGTTTTTTTGGCGATCGAAGCCCGTCGCTATCGGGGATACGACATCTGGCGAAGCAGGGTCAGAAAGCTTCAAGAAAACGTCTTCGCGTACGGACTAGACCCCTCTGCTGGGATGCCCGATCCCAACTGGCGTGAAAAGCTGAGCCAGGATTACCGAACCCCGACGATCAAGATCACCCCAGAGGAAGCCATTGCTCACCGTCTTCGACGGATCTATCTACCGCTGTTCACCGTATTGCTCGCGGCGTGGGTCGTTCGTATTACCGTCTTCTCTCCCGAGTCGTGGGCGGTCAGCGCAGCGATCGGAGGGATTCCCGGTGAGGCTGTCATAGTATTGGTAGTGCTGTTTTATGTCGGTACCGCTATTGTCGCTCTTCGCCCTCGGACGTGGCATGCGAAGGGTGAACTTCGTTCTAAAAACCTGCGTAAATGA